CGCCGTTGAGCACGCGCTCCGCGAGCCGCTTTGCCGCGCCTTCGCTGGACGCGATGCAGATCTCGCGGGCGATGCCCACGGACTCGGGACCCGGCGCCCAGCCGCACTCGGTCTCGGCGAAGCGTCGGTAGTACTCGATCAAGCGCAGGGAATCGTCAATATTGCCCGAAGCGATGATGCCGATGTGGTTCCGCGCCGCCCACTGCAGACTCTCCGTACTGGCCGCGACGGTCCAGATCGGCGGGTGCGGATCCTGCAACGGGCGAGGAAGGATCGAGACGCACTCGTAATGGTAGTGCTCCCCGTGCCATGCAAACGGCTTGTCGTCCGTCCACGCCCGCACCATGAGGTCGAAGGCCTCGTGATAGCGAGCCCGCTCGTGCTCGGGCGCCATGCCGTACGCGTAGAGGTTCTGCGCGCCGGCGCTGATGAGGCCCACGGCCAGTCGACCGCCGGAGATGTTGTCGACCATCGCTAGTTCCTCGGCGACCCGGACCGGATGGCCGTACAGTGAGAGCACGACGCCCAGCGTCACCAGATTGACGTGCCGCGTCACGCCGGCCGCGGCGCTGAGCATGATCAGGGGCGACGGTGTGAGGCCGCCGTTCGGTCCGAAGTGGTGCTCGGTGAAGACCAGCCCGTCAAGCCCGAGCGCGTCCATTCGCTGAACGAAGGCGAGGCGGTCCGCGTAGAGCCGCTGCCCACGCTCGCGGTCCCACATCCACCCAGGGACCGGGAAGGGCATCGGCGAGTGGTCTGGATGCATGTATGCCATTTGCTGACGGACCCACACCTTCACGAGCGTGCTCCAATCGATCCCGACGGGGGTGCTCCCCTTGTACCAGACGAGTCGCCGGTCGGCAAACGGGGCGACCTCAGCGGACCGGC
This region of Chloroflexota bacterium genomic DNA includes:
- a CDS encoding LLM class flavin-dependent oxidoreductase → MPAWAGSSRGRSAEVAPFADRRLVWYKGSTPVGIDWSTLVKVWVRQQMAYMHPDHSPMPFPVPGWMWDRERGQRLYADRLAFVQRMDALGLDGLVFTEHHFGPNGGLTPSPLIMLSAAAGVTRHVNLVTLGVVLSLYGHPVRVAEELAMVDNISGGRLAVGLISAGAQNLYAYGMAPEHERARYHEAFDLMVRAWTDDKPFAWHGEHYHYECVSILPRPLQDPHPPIWTVAASTESLQWAARNHIGIIASGNIDDSLRLIEYYRRFAETECGWAPGPESVGIAREICIASSEGAAKRLAERVLNGDRSDIVENIAASPQLVETGRAVRATKTYVYRPAATTSMMRGGRSEEGIAGGQFLVGTPASITERVLAQQAACNAGVLVLRAEMSDLPLDEVGDEFEIIARDVLPTLHQV